A region of Paraburkholderia sp. BL23I1N1 DNA encodes the following proteins:
- a CDS encoding BON domain-containing protein → MKSDTELKRQVEDELVWDPAVDITDIGVEVRDRVVTLSGHPTSYAEKLAAEKAAQRVAGVKAVVVEMDIRLQHKDVRTDEDIANAVRTILRWTVGLYEDVVKVQVEKGWVTLSGEADCAYHSHVATRTVSHMRGVTGVSNMMRIGGDAAAQDIGKQISEALQRHAEREAKHIAIKVHEGTVTLTGKVDSLAERSAVRGAAWSAPGVHAVVDDLTVG, encoded by the coding sequence ATGAAGTCGGACACGGAATTGAAACGGCAGGTCGAGGACGAACTCGTCTGGGATCCGGCAGTGGACATCACGGATATCGGCGTTGAAGTGCGCGACCGTGTGGTGACGCTGTCCGGGCACCCAACCAGCTACGCCGAGAAACTCGCGGCGGAAAAGGCTGCGCAACGAGTGGCCGGCGTGAAAGCGGTCGTGGTGGAGATGGACATCCGCTTGCAGCATAAGGACGTACGGACCGATGAGGACATCGCCAACGCAGTTCGTACCATCTTGCGCTGGACCGTCGGTCTGTATGAAGACGTTGTCAAGGTTCAGGTGGAGAAGGGCTGGGTGACTTTGAGCGGCGAGGCGGATTGTGCCTATCACAGCCATGTCGCCACGCGGACCGTTTCGCACATGCGCGGTGTGACGGGCGTGTCGAACATGATGCGTATCGGCGGTGACGCTGCCGCGCAGGATATCGGCAAGCAGATTAGCGAGGCGCTGCAGCGCCATGCCGAACGCGAAGCGAAACACATTGCTATCAAGGTACATGAAGGCACGGTAACGCTGACGGGTAAGGTCGATTCCCTCGCCGAGCGATCGGCCGTGCGCGGGGCGGCATGGTCGGCGCCGGGCGTGCATGCGGTCGTCGACGATCTGACGGTTGGCTAA